A window of Parasynechococcus marenigrum WH 8102 contains these coding sequences:
- the tuf gene encoding elongation factor Tu, producing MAREKFERNKPHVNIGTIGHVDHGKTTLTAAITNVLAKKGQAEKQDYADIDGAPEERERGITINTAHVEYETDTRHYAHVDCPGHADYVKNMITGAAQMDGAILVCAATDGPMAQTKEHILLAKQVGVPALVVALNKCDMVDDEEIIELVEMEVRELLDSYDFPGDDIPVVQVSGLKALEGEAEWEAKIEELMAAVDEAIPEPEREVDKPFLMAVEDVFSITGRGTVATGRIERGKVKVGEEIEIVGIKDARKTTVTGVEMFRKLLEEGMAGDNCGLLLRGIQKEDIERGMVLVKPGSITPHTKFEGEVYVLKKEEGGRHTPFFAGYRPQFYIRTTDVTGQITAFTADDGSAVEMVMPGDRIKMTGELICPVAMENGMRFAIREGGRTIGAGVVSKIIE from the coding sequence ATGGCACGCGAGAAGTTCGAAAGGAACAAGCCCCACGTCAACATCGGCACCATCGGCCACGTTGACCACGGCAAAACCACCCTCACCGCTGCGATCACAAACGTGCTCGCCAAGAAAGGACAGGCTGAGAAGCAGGACTACGCCGATATCGACGGTGCTCCAGAGGAGCGTGAGCGCGGCATCACCATCAACACCGCCCACGTTGAATACGAGACCGACACGCGTCACTACGCCCATGTGGACTGCCCCGGTCACGCGGACTACGTGAAGAACATGATCACGGGTGCTGCCCAGATGGACGGCGCCATCCTGGTCTGCGCCGCCACCGACGGCCCTATGGCTCAGACCAAGGAGCACATCCTGCTGGCCAAGCAGGTGGGTGTTCCCGCTCTGGTGGTTGCACTGAACAAGTGCGACATGGTCGATGACGAAGAGATCATCGAATTGGTTGAAATGGAAGTGCGTGAGCTGCTGGACAGCTACGACTTCCCCGGTGACGACATCCCTGTTGTACAGGTGTCTGGCCTGAAAGCTCTCGAAGGCGAAGCCGAGTGGGAAGCAAAGATCGAAGAACTCATGGCTGCCGTTGATGAGGCCATCCCTGAGCCCGAGCGTGAGGTTGACAAGCCTTTCCTGATGGCTGTTGAGGACGTCTTCTCCATCACCGGTCGTGGCACCGTGGCCACCGGTCGGATCGAGCGTGGCAAAGTCAAGGTTGGCGAAGAGATCGAAATCGTTGGTATCAAGGACGCTCGCAAAACCACCGTCACCGGTGTGGAGATGTTCCGAAAGCTCCTCGAAGAAGGAATGGCTGGCGACAACTGCGGCCTTCTGCTCCGCGGTATCCAGAAAGAGGACATCGAGCGCGGCATGGTGCTGGTGAAGCCCGGTTCCATCACCCCTCACACCAAATTCGAAGGTGAGGTTTATGTGCTCAAGAAGGAAGAAGGTGGCCGCCACACCCCCTTCTTCGCCGGCTATCGACCGCAGTTCTACATCCGTACAACGGACGTGACCGGTCAGATCACCGCATTCACCGCCGATGACGGCAGTGCTGTTGAGATGGTGATGCCCGGTGACCGCATCAAAATGACCGGTGAGCTGATCTGCCCTGTGGCCATGGAAAACGGCATGCGCTTCGCCATCCGCGAAGGCGGCCGCACCATTGGTGCCGGCGTGGTCTCCAAGATCATCGAGTGA
- a CDS encoding Rne/Rng family ribonuclease gives MPQQIVIAEQLRIAAVLTDERVDELIVAQGRYQIGDVYLGTVENVLPGIDAAFVNIGESEKNGFIHVTDLGPLRLKKGSAGITELLEPRQKVLVQVMKEPTGTKGPRLTGNLALPGRYLVLQPHGQGVNISRRISSEAERNRLRALGVLIKPPGAGLLIRTEADGIAEDQLIDDLESLLRQWEAIQQAAETAAPPVLLNRDEDFINRILRDHTSTDLVRVVVDEPAAVARVSSFLGAEADKVLVEAHSEPSELLEHFKVNAAIRDALKPRVDLPSGGYVIIEPTEALTVIDVNSGSFTRSANARETVLWTNCEAAIEIARQLKLRNIGGVIIIDFIDMDSRRDQLQLLEHFTTAVRDDAARPQIAQLTELGLVELTRKRQGQNIYELFGRACPSCGGLGHVAVLPGKDLLQPLATATGLVRSAASARAEVAPPSETSGNGRRRRGGRGRAAQDNLPVLSDTDATEAPEVSTEEAQEPALARRQDPELVAVPMTPEQEEVYGTLGLNPILLLDEPPESENVMVRVVRPGEDADAVLEQARQQLAATAGRRRRRGGRGGRGSSRGNSGASSPAPLDASEVVVAEPPVVEEQPLMVEITPLEADQSVVLDEVPPLPEPTPAVVVDGSEATAEDTESEEPRRRRRRSSASASPD, from the coding sequence ATGCCCCAGCAAATTGTCATCGCGGAGCAGCTGCGCATCGCGGCTGTGCTCACCGATGAACGAGTTGATGAACTGATCGTTGCCCAGGGTCGTTACCAGATCGGTGACGTTTACCTCGGCACCGTTGAGAACGTTCTCCCCGGCATTGATGCAGCCTTCGTCAACATTGGAGAAAGCGAAAAGAATGGGTTCATCCACGTCACGGATCTGGGCCCACTGCGCCTGAAGAAAGGCTCTGCCGGCATCACCGAATTGCTGGAACCGCGGCAGAAGGTTTTGGTGCAGGTGATGAAGGAGCCAACCGGCACCAAGGGGCCGCGACTTACCGGAAATCTGGCGCTCCCCGGGCGCTATCTGGTGTTGCAGCCCCATGGTCAGGGGGTGAACATCTCGCGCCGGATCAGCTCTGAGGCGGAACGCAATCGTCTGCGGGCTCTGGGTGTGCTGATCAAGCCGCCTGGAGCCGGGTTGCTGATCCGCACAGAAGCCGATGGCATTGCTGAAGATCAGCTGATTGATGATCTCGAATCCCTTCTGCGGCAGTGGGAAGCGATCCAACAGGCTGCCGAGACCGCAGCTCCTCCAGTGCTGCTCAATCGGGACGAGGATTTCATTAACAGGATCCTGCGGGATCACACCAGCACCGACTTGGTTCGAGTGGTGGTGGATGAGCCTGCCGCCGTCGCCCGCGTCAGCAGTTTTCTAGGCGCCGAGGCGGACAAGGTGCTGGTTGAGGCCCACAGCGAGCCAAGCGAGCTGTTGGAGCACTTCAAGGTCAACGCCGCCATCCGTGACGCCCTGAAGCCTCGGGTCGACCTGCCTTCCGGCGGGTACGTGATCATCGAACCGACAGAGGCTCTCACCGTCATTGACGTGAACTCGGGCTCCTTCACCCGGTCTGCCAATGCACGGGAGACCGTGCTGTGGACCAATTGTGAGGCGGCCATCGAGATCGCCCGCCAGCTGAAGCTACGCAATATCGGCGGCGTGATCATCATCGATTTCATCGATATGGATTCCCGTCGGGATCAGCTGCAGCTGCTGGAGCACTTCACCACGGCGGTTCGGGATGACGCTGCTCGGCCGCAGATTGCCCAGTTGACTGAGCTTGGTCTGGTGGAACTGACCCGCAAGCGCCAGGGCCAGAACATCTACGAGCTCTTCGGTCGTGCCTGCCCCAGCTGCGGCGGTCTTGGGCACGTGGCGGTTCTGCCCGGCAAGGATCTGCTGCAGCCTCTGGCGACGGCGACCGGTCTGGTGCGGTCGGCAGCATCGGCCCGCGCTGAGGTGGCCCCTCCTTCGGAGACTTCCGGCAATGGGCGACGGCGTCGCGGCGGTCGAGGTCGTGCCGCCCAGGACAACCTGCCTGTGCTGAGCGACACCGATGCAACCGAGGCTCCAGAGGTCTCCACGGAGGAGGCACAGGAACCGGCCCTTGCCCGCCGCCAGGATCCTGAGTTGGTGGCGGTGCCCATGACACCGGAGCAGGAGGAGGTGTACGGAACCCTGGGCCTCAACCCGATTCTGTTGCTGGATGAGCCGCCTGAATCCGAGAATGTGATGGTGCGGGTGGTCCGGCCGGGAGAAGACGCCGATGCCGTGCTCGAGCAGGCTCGCCAGCAGTTGGCGGCCACCGCTGGCCGCCGCCGCCGGCGTGGTGGCCGCGGTGGCCGTGGCTCCTCCCGGGGCAACAGCGGCGCTTCATCACCAGCTCCGCTCGATGCGTCTGAGGTGGTTGTGGCGGAACCACCCGTGGTTGAAGAGCAGCCGTTGATGGTGGAGATCACACCGCTCGAGGCCGATCAGTCTGTGGTGCTGGATGAGGTGCCGCCATTGCCTGAGCCCACGCCGGCTGTCGTTGTTGATGGGTCTGAAGCCACCGCTGAAGACACGGAATCCGAGGAACCCCGCCGTCGCCGGCGTCGGTCTTCGGCCTCAGCCTCTCCTGATTGA
- a CDS encoding ribonuclease HII has product MGLKPPLKTRNPRNPAVAGVGLRPQPLLIDSIPCHRGVAGVDEVGRGCLFGPVFAGAVVLEAANASRLQQEGLTDSKRLSARRRGDLVPLIEHEAEAWGLGQSSTREIDRLGIRPATELAMLRALQRLPNRPELVLVDGNLPLRPWTGEQRSIVAGDQHSLAIAAASVIAKQCRDALMQRLSQRFPGYGLERHAGYGTALHRAALLDLGPSALHRRSFLRRFLG; this is encoded by the coding sequence ATGGGTCTGAAGCCACCGCTGAAGACACGGAATCCGAGGAACCCCGCCGTCGCCGGCGTCGGTCTTCGGCCTCAGCCTCTCCTGATTGATTCCATCCCCTGCCACCGCGGTGTCGCCGGGGTGGATGAAGTGGGACGGGGCTGCCTGTTTGGCCCCGTCTTTGCTGGGGCTGTTGTGTTGGAGGCTGCCAACGCCAGCCGTCTTCAGCAGGAGGGGCTCACAGACAGCAAACGGTTGTCCGCACGCCGGCGAGGGGACTTGGTACCGTTGATTGAACATGAGGCAGAAGCCTGGGGGCTGGGCCAGTCGTCAACCCGAGAGATCGACCGCCTTGGGATCCGTCCTGCCACCGAGTTGGCCATGCTGAGGGCGCTGCAGCGGCTACCGAATCGGCCGGAGCTGGTGTTGGTGGATGGCAATCTGCCTCTGCGCCCATGGACAGGTGAACAGCGCAGCATCGTGGCCGGCGACCAACATTCATTGGCGATCGCTGCTGCCAGCGTGATCGCCAAACAGTGCCGGGATGCATTAATGCAGCGTCTGTCGCAGCGGTTCCCGGGCTATGGCCTGGAACGCCACGCCGGTTACGGCACGGCCCTGCACCGTGCAGCCCTGCTCGATCTCGGACCGTCAGCTCTGCATCGCCGCAGTTTTCTCCGACGCTTTCTGGGGTGA
- the rpsJ gene encoding 30S ribosomal protein S10, whose protein sequence is MSTAIAQQKIRIRLKAFDRRMLDLSCDKIIETADQTAATAIGPIPLPTKRKIYCVLRSPHVDKDSREHFETRTHRRIIDIYSPSAKTIDALMKLDLPSGVDIEVKL, encoded by the coding sequence ATGTCCACTGCCATTGCTCAGCAGAAGATCCGCATTCGCTTGAAGGCGTTTGACCGCCGCATGCTGGATCTCTCCTGCGACAAGATTATTGAGACGGCCGATCAGACCGCTGCAACAGCGATCGGCCCCATCCCTCTCCCCACCAAACGCAAGATCTACTGCGTTCTGCGTTCTCCTCACGTGGACAAGGATTCCCGCGAGCATTTCGAGACCCGGACCCACCGCCGCATCATCGACATCTACAGCCCATCGGCGAAGACCATCGATGCCTTGATGAAGCTGGACCTCCCCAGTGGTGTCGACATTGAAGTGAAGCTCTGA
- a CDS encoding TIGR03960 family B12-binding radical SAM protein — protein sequence MQSGVRTSVVVVSAPDHPVDFHQLVDSSINKPARYMGHELGVEPRDWQAAQVRWALTYPEIYEVGSSNLGHIILYSILNAVPGQLCDRAYLPAADLAARLREQEQALFGVESRRPLPAFDILGFSLSYELGATNILEMLDLCRVPLRASDRGDLPLNDPAAPPLIFAGGPTATSNPEPYAPFFDFIALGDGEELLPEIGLVVAQAKADALTRSQLLRDLAQVPGVYVPSLYATGDDGVTLQPLYSDLPRRVLRRVATPMPHYAMGLVPHVETVHDRLTVEIRRGCTRGCRFCQPGMLTRPARDVEPEAVIEAVENGMKQTGYSDFSLLSLSCSDYLALPAVGVELRNRLADQNVTLQLPSQRVDRFDDDIAHILGGTRQAGLTFAPEAGTQRLRDIVNKGLTDDDLLHGIRTAMENGYRKVKLYFMIGLPGETDADVLGIADTCVMLQQRCRDLGRLNLNITISNFTPKPHTPFQWHSVSTDEFLRRQDLLRGSFQRLRGLKVNFTDARLSAMEDFVGRSDRRVASVIEAAWRAGAGMDAWFESLDRTYAAWTGAIAAAGLEGRYRQMEVGGWSAVTALDRQDLDSFCAQPLPWDHIDTGIDKGWLAEDLKRALAAAVVPDCSFDGCSSCGVCGPDLGHNVVVPPPVVPTQLPSQAPASERVCRLRIRFAKTGSMALLSHLDLMRMLERALRRSALPISFTGGFHPLPRIQIALALPLGAEADGEWMDLEFTSPIAGEQLLKTLQALLPDGMALLSADEVPVNGKSLSQNITCAVWSFDLQLEQEAHPRWLVAVEGLMAAEQLIWHDTDKKGRPRERDCRPALRQLVLVGPADGQRVRLRLEATVDSMGRSIRPSQIQHWLEAQLGAPLHLHNLRRDELQLAEC from the coding sequence ATGCAGTCAGGTGTGAGGACATCCGTCGTGGTCGTGTCTGCCCCGGATCACCCGGTTGATTTTCACCAGCTGGTCGACAGCAGCATCAACAAACCTGCCCGCTACATGGGCCATGAGCTTGGTGTGGAGCCGCGGGATTGGCAGGCGGCTCAGGTGCGTTGGGCGCTCACCTATCCCGAGATCTACGAGGTGGGCTCCAGCAACCTGGGCCACATCATTCTCTATTCCATCCTTAATGCGGTTCCCGGTCAGCTCTGTGATCGGGCTTATCTGCCGGCGGCTGATCTGGCGGCTCGTCTGCGGGAGCAGGAGCAGGCCCTCTTCGGCGTTGAAAGCCGGAGACCGTTGCCTGCGTTTGACATCCTCGGCTTCAGCCTGAGTTACGAACTGGGCGCCACCAACATCCTGGAGATGCTGGATCTGTGCCGGGTGCCGTTACGGGCGTCGGATCGTGGTGATCTGCCTCTCAATGATCCAGCGGCACCTCCCTTGATCTTTGCCGGAGGCCCCACGGCCACGAGCAATCCAGAGCCCTATGCCCCGTTCTTCGATTTCATCGCCTTGGGGGATGGTGAGGAACTGCTGCCCGAGATCGGGCTGGTAGTGGCTCAGGCCAAGGCCGATGCCCTGACCCGGTCTCAACTGTTGCGGGATCTGGCTCAGGTGCCCGGGGTTTACGTGCCGTCGCTCTACGCGACGGGCGACGACGGCGTCACATTGCAGCCGCTGTATTCGGACCTCCCCCGGCGGGTGCTGCGTCGGGTGGCGACCCCGATGCCCCACTACGCCATGGGCCTGGTGCCGCATGTGGAGACGGTGCACGATCGGCTCACTGTGGAGATTCGTCGCGGTTGCACCCGCGGCTGCCGCTTCTGTCAGCCCGGGATGCTCACCAGACCGGCACGGGATGTGGAGCCTGAAGCGGTGATCGAAGCCGTGGAGAACGGCATGAAACAGACGGGCTACAGCGACTTCTCGCTGCTGTCGCTCAGTTGCAGCGATTACCTGGCTCTGCCGGCGGTGGGGGTGGAGCTGCGCAACCGTCTGGCGGATCAGAACGTGACCTTGCAGCTGCCCAGTCAGCGGGTGGACCGGTTTGACGACGACATCGCACACATCCTTGGTGGAACCCGCCAGGCCGGACTCACCTTCGCGCCTGAAGCCGGCACACAGCGCCTGCGCGACATCGTTAACAAGGGTCTGACCGACGACGATCTGCTCCATGGCATCCGCACCGCCATGGAGAACGGCTACCGCAAGGTGAAGCTGTATTTCATGATCGGCCTGCCGGGTGAGACGGATGCCGACGTTCTCGGCATCGCCGACACCTGCGTGATGCTTCAGCAGCGCTGCCGTGATCTGGGCCGGCTGAACCTCAACATCACCATCAGCAATTTCACGCCCAAGCCCCATACGCCGTTTCAGTGGCACAGCGTGTCGACGGACGAATTCCTGAGGCGTCAGGACTTACTGCGTGGGTCCTTTCAACGCTTGCGCGGGTTGAAGGTGAATTTCACCGACGCGCGGCTGTCGGCGATGGAGGATTTTGTGGGTCGCAGCGATCGACGCGTGGCCTCGGTAATCGAGGCCGCCTGGCGTGCGGGTGCGGGGATGGATGCCTGGTTTGAATCCCTCGATCGCACCTATGCCGCCTGGACCGGTGCCATCGCTGCAGCAGGCCTTGAGGGGCGTTATCGCCAGATGGAGGTGGGTGGTTGGAGTGCGGTGACGGCCCTGGATCGGCAAGACCTCGACAGCTTCTGCGCTCAACCGTTGCCCTGGGATCACATCGACACCGGCATCGACAAAGGTTGGTTGGCGGAGGATCTGAAGCGGGCTCTGGCGGCGGCGGTGGTGCCGGACTGCTCCTTTGACGGTTGCAGTAGCTGTGGCGTTTGTGGGCCGGACCTTGGCCACAACGTGGTGGTGCCACCTCCTGTGGTGCCAACGCAGTTGCCAAGCCAGGCGCCCGCCAGTGAGCGGGTCTGCCGGTTGCGGATCCGTTTTGCCAAGACAGGGTCTATGGCTCTGCTCAGTCATCTCGACTTGATGCGGATGCTGGAGCGGGCCCTGCGCCGCAGTGCCCTGCCGATCAGCTTCACCGGTGGATTTCATCCGTTGCCGCGGATTCAGATCGCCCTGGCGCTGCCGCTGGGTGCGGAAGCAGATGGCGAGTGGATGGATCTGGAGTTCACCAGCCCCATTGCGGGTGAGCAGTTGCTGAAGACACTGCAGGCGCTTCTGCCCGACGGCATGGCTTTGCTTTCAGCGGACGAGGTGCCGGTGAATGGCAAGAGCCTCTCTCAGAACATCACCTGTGCCGTTTGGAGTTTCGACCTTCAGCTGGAGCAGGAGGCCCATCCCCGCTGGTTGGTTGCCGTTGAGGGCCTCATGGCTGCTGAGCAATTGATCTGGCACGACACGGACAAAAAGGGTCGCCCCCGGGAGCGGGACTGCCGACCAGCCCTGCGCCAGTTGGTGCTGGTCGGCCCTGCGGATGGCCAGCGGGTGCGGTTGCGGCTCGAGGCCACTGTGGATTCGATGGGCCGCAGCATCCGGCCGTCTCAAATCCAGCATTGGCTTGAGGCTCAGCTTGGTGCGCCGCTGCATCTGCACAATCTGCGTCGAGACGAGTTGCAGTTGGCTGAGTGCTAA
- a CDS encoding LON peptidase substrate-binding domain-containing protein, which yields MSDFSVRELPLFPLPDVVLFPQQLLPLHIFESRYRMLLQTVLETDKRFGIVRINPENGEMAEIGCCAEVLQHQTTDDGRSYIVTLGQQRFRVLNVIRETPFRSAMVSWMEDEPVEDHAELNALRDKVSSALNDVFSLTAKIQGRQEELPDDLPDLPRELSFWIGAHLDNRAAPEQQTLLELSDTNERLERQFEMLDHTRRQLAARTVLMDLKEQDV from the coding sequence GTGTCCGATTTTTCCGTCAGGGAGCTTCCCCTGTTCCCCCTGCCGGACGTCGTTCTGTTTCCGCAACAGCTGCTGCCGCTGCATATTTTTGAATCCCGCTATCGGATGCTGCTCCAGACCGTTCTGGAGACAGATAAACGGTTCGGGATCGTGCGAATCAATCCCGAAAACGGCGAGATGGCCGAGATTGGCTGCTGCGCCGAAGTGCTCCAGCACCAGACCACCGACGATGGGCGCAGCTACATCGTCACCCTTGGCCAGCAGCGTTTCCGCGTGCTCAATGTCATCCGTGAAACCCCTTTCCGCTCAGCCATGGTCAGCTGGATGGAAGACGAGCCAGTCGAAGACCACGCCGAGCTCAATGCATTGCGCGACAAGGTCAGTTCAGCCTTGAACGATGTCTTTTCACTTACGGCCAAGATCCAAGGCCGCCAAGAGGAACTACCTGATGACCTCCCCGATCTGCCGCGGGAGCTGTCGTTCTGGATCGGAGCCCATCTCGACAACCGCGCCGCTCCTGAACAGCAGACCCTGCTGGAGCTCAGTGACACCAACGAGCGCCTGGAACGTCAATTCGAGATGCTCGACCACACCCGTCGCCAACTGGCGGCCCGAACAGTGCTGATGGATCTCAAGGAGCAAGACGTCTGA
- the pheA gene encoding prephenate dehydratase, giving the protein MPTRIAYLGPAGTYGEQASRALAELEGLTEVSFLPCVGLRAVVECLAQAGADAAVVPVENSVEGGVTATLDALWAHSDLGIRRALVLPIRHALLGSGSLQDVTEVLSHPQALAQCSGWLAAQLPQALQLPTSSTAEAARMVAGSRFRAAIASRKAGLEHGLEELAYPVNDVAGNRTRFLLLHRGERRLEGDVASLAFSMHRNAPGALLEALACLAEQGLNMSRIESRPSKRELGEYVFFVDVELPAQQPEALSTLVAALTPLCEHLAHFGAYPSSELVSG; this is encoded by the coding sequence ATGCCCACCCGCATCGCCTATCTCGGCCCAGCAGGGACCTATGGCGAGCAGGCCAGCCGCGCTTTAGCCGAGTTGGAAGGACTGACGGAGGTGAGCTTTCTGCCCTGTGTTGGACTGCGGGCCGTGGTGGAGTGTCTGGCTCAGGCAGGGGCTGATGCGGCGGTGGTCCCTGTGGAGAACTCGGTGGAGGGTGGTGTCACGGCCACGCTCGATGCGCTCTGGGCCCATTCCGACCTCGGCATCCGCCGCGCTCTCGTGCTGCCGATCCGCCATGCCCTGCTGGGCAGTGGATCGTTGCAGGACGTCACCGAAGTGCTGTCTCACCCTCAGGCCCTGGCGCAGTGTTCCGGCTGGCTGGCAGCTCAGTTGCCTCAGGCGCTGCAACTGCCCACGTCGTCCACCGCTGAGGCGGCGCGAATGGTGGCGGGCAGTCGCTTCCGGGCGGCGATCGCCTCCCGAAAAGCCGGCCTGGAGCACGGACTGGAGGAACTGGCTTATCCGGTGAATGATGTGGCAGGCAACCGCACCCGTTTTCTGCTGTTGCACCGCGGGGAACGGCGCCTGGAGGGGGATGTGGCCAGCCTGGCGTTCTCAATGCATCGCAATGCACCAGGTGCCCTGCTGGAAGCCCTGGCCTGTCTGGCGGAACAGGGGTTGAACATGAGCCGGATTGAATCGCGGCCTTCCAAGCGCGAGTTGGGGGAGTACGTCTTTTTCGTGGATGTGGAACTGCCTGCGCAGCAGCCAGAAGCTCTGAGCACCCTGGTGGCAGCACTGACACCGCTCTGTGAGCACCTGGCGCACTTTGGGGCTTACCCCAGCAGTGAACTGGTCAGCGGCTGA
- a CDS encoding DUF1997 domain-containing protein, translating into MPLAFCASQRLDLPVNRQSELLPDYLQQEDRVIASLLDPRQLTRLAPGTYRYTVTTLQVFQLQVKPVVSLEIETVDGTMHMRALDCELEGLGIVDDFNLTLEASLSCNSKGLSGDARLAVQVSQPPLLRLIPRRVLESTGESILGGILLGIKTRVGQQLIADFKRWCRESPTLMSPQKASEKTAAMQS; encoded by the coding sequence ATGCCCCTGGCCTTCTGTGCCAGCCAGCGACTTGATCTACCCGTGAACCGCCAGAGCGAGCTGCTGCCGGACTATCTCCAGCAGGAGGACAGGGTGATTGCATCCCTGCTGGATCCACGTCAGTTGACCCGTTTAGCTCCGGGCACCTATCGCTACACCGTCACCACGCTTCAGGTGTTTCAACTGCAGGTGAAGCCCGTCGTCTCCCTGGAGATCGAGACCGTCGACGGCACCATGCACATGCGCGCCCTCGACTGTGAATTGGAGGGCCTTGGAATCGTGGATGACTTCAACCTCACCCTCGAGGCCAGCCTGAGCTGCAACAGCAAGGGCCTCAGTGGTGATGCCCGGCTTGCGGTTCAGGTCAGCCAGCCTCCGCTGTTGCGACTGATTCCCCGCCGCGTGCTGGAAAGTACCGGGGAGTCGATTCTTGGCGGCATTTTGCTGGGCATCAAGACGCGCGTGGGCCAGCAGTTGATCGCAGACTTCAAGCGTTGGTGCCGCGAGAGCCCCACCCTGATGTCACCCCAGAAAGCGTCGGAGAAAACTGCGGCGATGCAGAGCTGA
- a CDS encoding methyltransferase domain-containing protein produces the protein MLAGLLLLTGAAGATALLIWLQRDRRYHSSDSVAAAYDAWTDDQLLERLWGDHVHLGHYGNPPGSVDFRQAKEAFVHELVRWSGLDQLPRGSRVLDVGCGIGGSARILARDYGLDVLGVSISPAQIRRATELTPAGLSCRFEVMDALNLQLPDRQFDAVWTVEAGPHMPDKQRFADELLRVLRPGGCLAAADWNRRAPKDGAMNSTERWVMRQLLNQWAHPEFASISGFRANLEASPHQRGLISTGDWTLATLPSWFDSIAEGLRRPWAVLGLGPKAVLQGLRETPTLLLMHWAFATGLMQFGVFRLSR, from the coding sequence ATGTTGGCTGGCCTGCTTCTCCTGACCGGGGCTGCCGGTGCCACGGCCCTGCTGATCTGGTTGCAGCGTGATCGCCGCTACCACTCCTCAGACAGCGTCGCCGCGGCCTACGACGCCTGGACCGATGACCAACTGCTGGAACGGCTCTGGGGAGACCATGTCCACCTGGGGCATTACGGAAACCCGCCAGGTTCTGTCGACTTCCGCCAGGCCAAGGAGGCTTTTGTGCACGAGCTGGTGCGCTGGAGCGGGCTCGACCAACTACCTCGAGGCAGTCGGGTGTTGGATGTGGGTTGCGGCATCGGCGGCAGTGCCCGGATCCTGGCCAGGGATTACGGCTTGGACGTGCTCGGGGTGAGCATCAGCCCAGCCCAGATCCGCCGCGCCACAGAACTCACCCCCGCCGGCCTCAGCTGTCGCTTTGAAGTGATGGACGCCCTTAACCTTCAACTTCCCGATCGGCAATTCGATGCGGTGTGGACGGTGGAGGCGGGGCCCCACATGCCAGACAAGCAGCGTTTCGCTGATGAGTTGCTGCGGGTACTCCGGCCCGGGGGCTGCTTAGCCGCCGCTGATTGGAACCGCCGCGCCCCCAAGGATGGCGCCATGAACAGCACCGAACGCTGGGTGATGCGGCAGTTGTTGAATCAATGGGCGCATCCGGAATTCGCCAGCATCTCCGGCTTCCGGGCCAACCTCGAAGCCAGCCCTCACCAGCGGGGCCTGATCAGTACCGGCGACTGGACTCTGGCCACCCTTCCCTCCTGGTTTGATTCGATCGCCGAAGGCCTCCGTCGCCCCTGGGCTGTCCTGGGCCTTGGTCCCAAAGCAGTGCTTCAAGGCCTGCGAGAGACCCCGACGCTGCTGTTGATGCATTGGGCCTTTGCCACAGGGTTGATGCAGTTCGGCGTCTTTCGCCTCAGCCGCTGA